Proteins from a genomic interval of Flammeovirgaceae bacterium SG7u.111:
- a CDS encoding M1 family aminopeptidase, with protein MFSQLVRFEASYQLRQKALPIFALIFFLYGALAGSQGAAPAKVNFNSNYQINFYTGLFSLGVVFIVIFFSISGILRDKRYRMDSLIYSTAVKKYQFFWSRFLGVYVFSLLAFTPMMLGLLAGFLLGNLDPERVSSFQVLSYLKPWLFTIVPNVFICTTLIFAVSALTKSNLATYMSSIFIYMLYMISSIFLNSPLMAQSVPASPEAMQLAALADPFGISAFYEQTQFWTPFQKNTQMLSFSGLYRWNRILWMGVSLVILLVTYRLFSFRKVSQKVKKTIKLKEETTQVAAYEPVQPSQKAQSQLAALFSLLKVELNGIFKSLPFVGIMVVWLFIVFMEINARVNGGGAYGDSWYPFTNLLIELLVDPLTILTTLPILFYSGEIVWRECSLNFSGIIDATPVANWAFFLSKLFALLIIPVLFITSGILIAMLFQVACGYFNFEIGQYLSIFYHYGIQLFFFCIIAMFVQSTVRNKYLGMGIAGMLILVCFFTPYIGIEHPMLRLGYFPRPTYTNMTGFSGGTPIFDHLVIYWMGLGGILSLFSFKLWQRGINQSLSSHLVTLFSNWKKWESGVLVIFVMLFVGAGATIFYSSNVVNEYSTAAEDLAYREAYERKFKQYENLDKLFATTMKTEVDLFPDEQSYHIKAAYTLMNKGEKPISTVFITEKIPLSSIKLEGAKLLEYNSEFGTYLYEFEQPIQPQQEVWFSYELTKTLTGYETSRTIVPNGSYLTDREFAPILSYRESVEIADNREREKRGLPRKEKETLADKHFETGNSPGRISYETIISTQADEIAIGSGSLVRQWTENGRNYFHFKPTHKIIPTMGYFSSAYAVQKEEHNGVSIEQYFHPEHAFNTAIIATSAKASLDYCIENFGPYRNDHIRIAEVPSHWPMGGFAHPGVISMVEDNLYLIDTRNEEKFNLVAKRTIHEVSHQWWGHLLTPKLTDGGSVLVEGFAKYTEAVVMEKMYGKRALWQLSLTANQRYFQGRAFASEKEPPLYLVYGQGYLSYGKSYTVMLALRELLGEEQLNKVLRTLADRYRDQTEFGVDSSELLDELYKVASPAQHVLIDDWFKRVITYDLSAEKPSVKELGDGRYEVTVKLNAKRFETNEEGEEVQIAINEPISIGLFVKHPSQVSEPSDIIYLQPHQITKEYSEIKIIVDDSPKFVAIDPFGTRSDPDLNNNVKSL; from the coding sequence ATGTTTAGCCAATTAGTACGTTTTGAGGCGTCTTACCAGCTTAGGCAAAAAGCATTGCCCATTTTTGCACTGATCTTTTTCCTGTATGGCGCACTAGCGGGTAGCCAAGGGGCTGCTCCAGCAAAAGTCAATTTTAATTCAAACTATCAGATCAATTTTTATACGGGTTTATTCTCGTTAGGTGTGGTTTTTATTGTCATTTTCTTTTCCATAAGTGGCATTTTGCGTGACAAACGCTACCGAATGGATAGCTTAATCTATAGCACTGCGGTCAAGAAATACCAGTTCTTTTGGAGTAGGTTTCTGGGGGTGTATGTATTCAGCTTGCTGGCTTTTACGCCCATGATGCTTGGGCTACTTGCAGGTTTTTTGTTGGGCAATTTAGACCCAGAGCGTGTGAGTTCTTTCCAAGTGTTATCGTACCTGAAGCCATGGCTATTCACCATCGTACCAAATGTTTTTATCTGTACCACACTCATATTTGCTGTAAGCGCGCTTACCAAAAGTAACTTGGCCACGTATATGAGTTCCATTTTTATTTACATGCTGTACATGATCAGCAGCATTTTCCTAAACTCGCCTCTTATGGCGCAGTCTGTTCCTGCTTCGCCTGAGGCAATGCAACTCGCAGCCTTGGCAGATCCTTTCGGCATTTCAGCTTTCTATGAACAAACCCAGTTTTGGACGCCTTTTCAGAAGAACACCCAAATGCTTTCTTTTTCGGGGCTTTATCGGTGGAATAGGATTTTGTGGATGGGGGTTTCTCTAGTGATTTTATTGGTAACGTATCGCCTGTTTTCTTTCAGAAAAGTGAGCCAGAAAGTCAAAAAAACAATTAAACTCAAAGAGGAAACTACCCAAGTTGCTGCCTACGAGCCCGTCCAACCCAGCCAGAAGGCTCAGTCGCAACTTGCTGCGCTTTTCTCTTTACTCAAGGTAGAATTGAACGGTATTTTCAAAAGCCTACCCTTCGTCGGGATTATGGTTGTTTGGCTGTTTATAGTATTTATGGAAATAAATGCGCGGGTAAATGGGGGAGGAGCTTACGGCGATAGTTGGTATCCATTTACCAATTTGTTGATCGAGCTTTTGGTCGATCCTCTGACAATATTGACCACTCTTCCCATCCTTTTCTACAGCGGGGAAATAGTCTGGAGGGAATGCAGCCTGAATTTCAGCGGAATTATAGATGCTACCCCTGTTGCCAACTGGGCATTCTTTCTTTCAAAACTCTTTGCACTGCTTATCATTCCAGTGTTGTTTATCACTTCGGGGATTCTAATAGCCATGCTTTTTCAGGTTGCCTGCGGATATTTCAATTTTGAAATTGGGCAATACTTAAGCATTTTCTATCACTACGGCATCCAGCTTTTCTTCTTTTGCATCATCGCTATGTTTGTTCAAAGTACGGTTCGCAACAAATACTTAGGGATGGGCATTGCTGGTATGCTCATATTGGTCTGCTTTTTTACTCCTTACATAGGCATTGAGCATCCAATGTTGCGCCTTGGCTATTTTCCAAGGCCTACTTACACCAACATGACTGGGTTTTCAGGCGGTACACCGATATTCGACCATTTGGTGATTTACTGGATGGGCTTGGGCGGAATCTTGTCTCTCTTCTCCTTCAAGCTTTGGCAGCGAGGAATAAACCAAAGCTTAAGTTCTCACTTAGTGACCTTGTTTTCAAATTGGAAAAAGTGGGAATCTGGCGTTTTGGTGATATTTGTAATGCTGTTTGTCGGGGCGGGAGCTACCATTTTTTATTCGTCCAATGTGGTGAATGAATACAGCACTGCTGCGGAAGACCTTGCTTATAGGGAAGCGTATGAGCGTAAATTCAAACAATATGAAAACTTGGATAAGCTATTTGCAACGACCATGAAAACAGAAGTGGATTTGTTTCCAGATGAACAGTCATATCACATAAAGGCAGCGTATACCTTGATGAACAAAGGGGAAAAGCCTATTTCCACTGTTTTTATCACAGAAAAAATCCCACTGAGTTCTATCAAACTGGAAGGAGCTAAGCTGCTTGAGTATAACAGCGAATTTGGTACATATTTGTATGAGTTTGAGCAACCCATCCAGCCCCAGCAAGAAGTCTGGTTCAGCTATGAATTGACCAAAACGCTCACGGGATATGAGACTAGCCGAACAATTGTGCCCAACGGAAGCTATCTGACAGACCGAGAGTTTGCCCCTATCCTTTCCTACAGAGAAAGCGTTGAGATAGCGGATAATAGGGAGCGAGAGAAAAGGGGCTTGCCAAGGAAAGAAAAAGAAACGCTGGCAGACAAGCATTTTGAAACAGGAAATTCCCCTGGAAGAATATCCTATGAAACCATTATTTCTACACAAGCCGATGAAATAGCCATAGGGTCGGGGAGTTTGGTTAGGCAATGGACTGAAAACGGTAGGAATTATTTCCACTTTAAGCCCACACATAAAATCATACCTACCATGGGATATTTTTCTTCTGCATATGCTGTGCAAAAAGAGGAACACAACGGTGTCAGTATTGAGCAGTATTTCCATCCTGAGCATGCTTTTAATACCGCAATAATTGCTACAAGTGCCAAAGCATCTCTAGATTATTGCATTGAAAACTTTGGTCCTTACAGAAATGACCATATCCGAATTGCCGAAGTACCAAGCCATTGGCCAATGGGTGGGTTTGCGCATCCGGGTGTAATCAGTATGGTAGAAGACAATCTTTATTTGATTGATACCCGAAATGAGGAAAAATTCAATTTGGTTGCCAAGAGAACCATTCATGAAGTATCCCACCAGTGGTGGGGGCATTTGTTGACTCCCAAGCTGACAGATGGTGGTTCTGTTTTGGTAGAAGGGTTTGCCAAGTACACGGAAGCGGTGGTGATGGAAAAAATGTATGGAAAGCGGGCTTTGTGGCAGCTAAGCCTTACGGCTAACCAGAGGTATTTCCAAGGTCGAGCTTTTGCTTCTGAAAAAGAGCCTCCTTTGTATTTGGTGTATGGGCAAGGGTATTTGTCGTATGGAAAAAGCTATACCGTGATGCTTGCGCTTAGGGAATTGCTGGGTGAAGAACAGCTGAATAAAGTACTACGAACCTTGGCGGACAGGTACCGCGATCAAACCGAATTTGGTGTAGATTCATCGGAGCTTTTGGACGAACTTTACAAAGTAGCTTCTCCAGCGCAGCATGTGTTGATAGACGATTGGTTTAAGCGAGTGATCACGTACGATTTATCAGCGGAAAAACCCTCGGTTAAAGAGCTTGGTGATGGAAGATACGAGGTGACGGTAAAGTTAAATGCAAAGCGGTTTGAGACGAATGAAGAAGGCGAAGAAGTACAAATTGCTATCAACGAGCCAATTTCCATAGGTCTGTTTGTAAAACACCCAAGCCAAGTAAGCGAGCCAAGTGATATTATATATTTGCAGCCTCATCAGATAACCAAAGAGTATTCAGAAATTAAAATAATTGTAGATGATTCCCCCAAATTTGTGGCAATTGATCCTTTCGGCACTCGTTCGGATCCAGATTTGAATAATAATGTGAAGTCATTATAA
- a CDS encoding carboxypeptidase, with protein MKKTILLLFVLSISFMANAQSRTIPVDTTVVTSHTTTINGAKLSYTATTGMQPVWDELGKPVATLFYTYYKKTGAENANRPLVISFNGGPGSASAWMHIAYTGPQVLNIDEEGYPVQPYGMQENPYSILDVADIVFVNPVNTAYSRTIPTTGKEVDRKKFFGVNADIKYLAEWLNTFVTRHERWTSPKYLIGESYGGTRVSGLALALQESQWMYLNGVILVSPADYKAFDSDTPISSSLNFPYFTAAAWYHKMLPDELQQKDLLEILPESEEFALNTLMPALARGGSLTTEEKQEIAKKMAHYSGLSEKSILQNNLDVSTRFFWKDLLRDKTGYTIGRLDSRYLGIDKMEAGTRPDYSAELTSWLHSFTPAINYYIREHLRFKTDIKYNLFGPVHPWDDSNNNTRDQLRKAMAENPYLKVMFQVGYYDGACTYFNSKYTMWQIDPSGKMKDRFSFKGYRSGHMMYLRSEDLKTANNDIREFIKASLAGGKPAKY; from the coding sequence ATGAAAAAAACAATCCTTTTGCTCTTTGTGCTAAGTATTTCCTTTATGGCAAATGCGCAAAGTAGAACCATTCCCGTAGACACCACAGTGGTGACCAGCCATACCACCACCATCAACGGTGCAAAACTTTCTTACACTGCAACCACGGGCATGCAGCCTGTGTGGGACGAACTGGGGAAACCCGTTGCCACCCTTTTTTATACCTATTACAAGAAAACTGGTGCTGAAAATGCAAACCGTCCTTTGGTCATTTCCTTTAACGGCGGGCCGGGCTCGGCTTCTGCTTGGATGCATATTGCCTACACGGGCCCACAAGTCCTGAACATCGACGAGGAAGGCTATCCCGTGCAGCCCTATGGCATGCAGGAGAACCCATATTCTATTTTGGATGTGGCGGATATTGTGTTTGTAAACCCCGTAAACACTGCCTATTCTAGGACGATCCCTACCACAGGAAAAGAAGTGGACAGAAAGAAGTTTTTTGGGGTAAATGCCGATATAAAATACTTGGCAGAATGGCTCAATACCTTTGTGACCCGACATGAACGATGGACTTCGCCCAAGTACCTGATAGGGGAGAGCTACGGCGGCACGCGGGTTTCGGGGTTGGCACTTGCCTTGCAAGAAAGCCAGTGGATGTACCTCAACGGGGTCATCTTGGTTTCCCCTGCCGATTACAAAGCCTTCGATTCCGATACGCCCATTTCTTCTTCTTTGAACTTTCCTTACTTTACCGCAGCGGCTTGGTACCACAAAATGCTGCCCGACGAGCTACAGCAAAAGGATTTGCTAGAAATCTTGCCAGAGTCTGAAGAGTTTGCGCTGAATACGCTCATGCCTGCGCTGGCAAGAGGAGGCTCTTTAACTACTGAAGAGAAACAAGAAATAGCCAAGAAAATGGCGCATTATTCAGGGCTTTCTGAAAAGTCTATTTTGCAGAACAACTTAGATGTTTCCACTAGGTTTTTCTGGAAAGACCTCTTGAGGGACAAAACAGGATATACCATTGGAAGGCTAGATTCACGGTATTTGGGCATAGACAAAATGGAAGCTGGAACCAGACCCGATTACAGTGCCGAACTTACCTCTTGGCTGCACTCGTTCACCCCCGCTATCAACTATTACATCCGTGAGCACTTGAGGTTTAAGACCGACATCAAATACAACCTTTTTGGTCCAGTACATCCTTGGGACGACTCGAACAACAACACCCGCGACCAGCTCAGAAAAGCCATGGCGGAAAATCCTTACCTAAAAGTAATGTTCCAAGTGGGCTATTACGATGGCGCTTGTACCTATTTCAATTCCAAATACACCATGTGGCAAATTGATCCGAGCGGGAAAATGAAAGATCGCTTCAGCTTCAAAGGTTACCGGAGCGGGCACATGATGTACCTCCGCAGCGAAGACCTCAAAACTGCCAACAACGATATTCGGGAGTTTATTAAAGCAAGCCTTGCCGGCGGGAAGCCTGCGAAGTATTAG
- a CDS encoding helix-turn-helix domain-containing protein has protein sequence MNQKSIAVLPFKNISSDVENEYFADGMTEELINAISKIDGLKVTARTSSFAYKNKQVDVRHVGNDLGVSMVLEGSVRKAKDSVRIGAQLIRTDNGFHIWSESFDRKLENIFELQDEISLLIADKIRENFGHIEIEEHLVQSQTKNIEAYQLYLKGRFYQLNWKLEDFPRAIELYKQSIQLDSSYYQPYFGIVQCLGILASWTFIDKKQAAVDAEKYLAQGMAIKANSPEGALALATHSFWVNWDVQAGLSHLKKALGFSPNDTEALEATAECYTAIGEFEKALLHINKGLEYNPLSANHCYTKGNVYYLDGQLDKAIFWMDKSLDIDPQWDLALQIKACCFVLTKDKTSLVELTDHYPTLPNKKDFILLYEVINEYKEVKEDDFSKDHTGYLPWEIYVPLYLGDTQKAIEALKFGIANRLGQYINFLNDPFLIPLREIPAYQHLASKTFIGKETHLPLTKKLAKEPPVLSASELEVFKVALLEVMEEKQPYLSPELSLRSLAETIQLHPNKLSRLLNEEIGKNFNDFINDYRLKAFQAKAINPTNNHLTLLGLAFESGFNSKSVFNDFFKKTTGLTPKAWVKENRKKY, from the coding sequence GTGAATCAAAAATCTATAGCAGTCCTTCCTTTTAAAAATATAAGTTCAGATGTTGAAAATGAATACTTTGCCGATGGAATGACTGAAGAGTTGATCAATGCGATTAGTAAAATAGACGGCCTAAAAGTAACGGCAAGAACATCTTCTTTTGCCTACAAAAACAAACAAGTAGATGTGAGGCATGTCGGAAATGATTTAGGTGTTTCTATGGTGCTTGAGGGAAGTGTGCGAAAAGCCAAAGACTCGGTACGTATTGGTGCTCAGCTTATTCGGACAGACAATGGTTTTCATATTTGGTCTGAAAGTTTTGACCGTAAGCTTGAAAATATATTTGAACTTCAAGATGAAATAAGCTTACTCATAGCCGATAAAATTCGAGAAAACTTTGGGCATATTGAGATTGAGGAGCATTTGGTTCAATCCCAAACTAAAAACATCGAGGCCTACCAGCTATACCTAAAAGGAAGGTTTTATCAGCTCAATTGGAAACTGGAAGATTTTCCCAGAGCCATAGAGCTTTATAAGCAAAGCATTCAGCTAGACTCCAGTTACTACCAGCCATATTTTGGGATAGTCCAATGCCTTGGAATTCTTGCTTCATGGACTTTTATAGACAAAAAACAAGCAGCTGTAGATGCTGAGAAATATCTTGCCCAAGGAATGGCGATTAAAGCTAATAGCCCCGAAGGTGCACTTGCACTAGCAACCCATAGTTTTTGGGTAAATTGGGATGTGCAAGCGGGGTTGTCCCATCTGAAAAAAGCATTAGGGTTCTCGCCCAACGATACCGAAGCCCTTGAAGCAACTGCCGAATGTTATACCGCAATTGGAGAATTTGAGAAAGCACTTTTGCATATAAACAAAGGGCTTGAGTACAATCCATTGTCGGCTAACCATTGCTATACTAAGGGGAATGTATATTACTTGGACGGGCAACTGGATAAGGCTATTTTCTGGATGGATAAATCCCTTGATATTGACCCCCAGTGGGATTTGGCACTTCAAATAAAAGCTTGTTGTTTTGTCCTTACCAAAGACAAAACTTCCCTTGTAGAATTAACCGACCACTATCCCACGCTTCCAAACAAAAAAGATTTCATCTTGCTGTATGAGGTGATTAACGAGTATAAAGAAGTCAAGGAAGACGATTTTTCCAAAGACCATACAGGTTATTTACCTTGGGAAATTTATGTCCCTCTGTACTTAGGCGATACGCAAAAAGCCATAGAAGCACTTAAATTTGGTATTGCCAATCGTTTGGGTCAATACATCAACTTTTTGAACGATCCGTTTCTGATTCCTCTGAGGGAGATTCCTGCTTACCAGCACTTGGCAAGCAAAACTTTTATTGGTAAAGAAACCCATCTGCCTCTTACTAAGAAGTTAGCCAAAGAACCGCCTGTTTTATCAGCTTCAGAATTAGAAGTATTTAAAGTCGCCTTATTGGAGGTAATGGAGGAAAAACAGCCCTATTTGAGCCCTGAGCTTAGCTTAAGGTCACTTGCCGAAACAATCCAACTCCACCCTAATAAGCTTTCAAGGTTGTTGAATGAAGAAATTGGCAAGAACTTTAACGATTTTATCAACGATTATCGTTTGAAAGCTTTTCAAGCAAAAGCGATAAACCCCACTAATAACCACCTCACCTTATTAGGGCTTGCGTTCGAAAGCGGCTTTAACTCAAAATCAGTTTTCAATGATTTTTTTAAGAAAACAACTGGGCTGACCCCAAAAGCTTGGGTAAAAGAAAACAGGAAAAAATATTGA
- a CDS encoding glycosyl hydrolase 115 family protein, with amino-acid sequence MKKIILGALLLPQVLLAQIKLTDHVQRNDTSFPIADSKTASTIYYDPTDFKLIDKVSHLFASDIELVSRKQPLIISTDNKLKGNLIIVGTIGKNRLIDKLIAEKKLSVDSVKNEWERFTIQTIDKPFKGVQKALIIAGSDKRGVAYGVFTLSELMGVSPWSYWADVPVKKSEELYIEDISFTSKAPSVKYRGIFLNDEDWGLHPWAAKNIDPEVDDIGPKTYEKVFELLLRLKGNMVAPAMHECTKAFYTVPGNMEMADDYGVMVTTAHCEPLLYNNASEWDRKKQGEWDYVNNKKEIIKVLDNRVKQAYKNDNIYTIALRGMHDEGMKGGSDEQKFKTLDEAIKDQRGILSKYIDKPLNEVPQIFVPYKEVLDIYEKGLEVPEDITLVWPDDNYGYIKKLSNKTEQNRNGGAGVYYHISYLGWPNDYLWLNTTPPALMYAEMHKAYSLGADRYWLLNVGDIKPGEMGMQLFLDMAWDFDKFSFENVNQYHVKQLSSIFGEEYEKDISYILDRFYYHGFTRKPEYMTWDWRWNSLFHVEDVKDTEFSFIHYNEAENRLSEYVEIAKKAESILNELPEEFKASFFELVYYPVKGASLYNHEMLIGQKNRWYARQNRAMTNSLAEMVQAYHDSLSVITSQYNSLQDGKWAGMMTAPGFLPQVQLSPTQLLDLPEVSEMAVFVEGQESDTVQGDLKLPEFNSFFNESHFFEIYNKGKVSFKWNASATEPWIKLDSSEGEVKMQSRIYVTIDWGLVPAGSPAKGEVIVSDGSNEKHIQVIATRTTVEENNLYIENKGVISINPSAFHRKTEKGDVQFQVIDGLGYANSSLQLGNAKYDSGEGSFVEYDFYVSKACKATIYTYMLPLFAKDKEHGTSYGVQVDNLEYKIQSNDVKEYSNEWGANVLRNAAINKTEVAIDEPGKHTLKLFSVDPGMVVQKVVIDLGGLKDSYSGPGYQQLDK; translated from the coding sequence ATGAAAAAAATTATACTTGGAGCCTTACTGCTTCCACAAGTTTTACTTGCACAAATTAAATTAACGGATCACGTACAAAGAAACGATACTAGCTTTCCAATAGCTGATTCTAAAACTGCTTCAACAATTTATTACGATCCAACAGATTTTAAACTTATTGATAAAGTATCGCACTTGTTTGCTTCAGATATTGAATTGGTTTCAAGAAAGCAACCACTTATTATTTCTACCGATAACAAATTAAAGGGCAACTTGATAATTGTGGGGACAATCGGAAAAAACCGATTGATCGATAAATTGATTGCCGAAAAAAAATTAAGTGTAGATAGTGTAAAAAATGAATGGGAACGCTTCACTATCCAAACCATAGACAAGCCGTTTAAGGGGGTACAAAAGGCATTGATAATAGCTGGTAGTGATAAACGAGGTGTTGCTTATGGAGTATTCACTCTTTCAGAATTGATGGGGGTCTCGCCGTGGAGTTATTGGGCGGATGTGCCAGTCAAAAAAAGCGAAGAGTTGTATATCGAAGACATTAGTTTTACCTCAAAAGCCCCTTCGGTAAAATACCGGGGAATTTTCCTTAATGACGAAGACTGGGGACTTCATCCGTGGGCAGCAAAAAATATTGATCCTGAAGTAGATGACATTGGTCCCAAGACTTATGAAAAGGTATTTGAGTTATTGCTACGCCTGAAAGGAAATATGGTAGCTCCGGCTATGCATGAATGCACAAAAGCTTTTTATACAGTACCCGGCAATATGGAAATGGCCGATGACTATGGGGTAATGGTTACAACTGCTCATTGCGAGCCACTTTTATATAATAATGCGAGTGAGTGGGATAGAAAAAAACAAGGAGAGTGGGATTATGTAAATAATAAAAAAGAGATTATAAAAGTACTTGATAACCGTGTAAAGCAAGCCTATAAGAATGATAATATTTACACAATTGCCCTGCGTGGGATGCACGATGAGGGAATGAAAGGAGGTTCAGATGAACAGAAATTTAAAACTCTGGACGAAGCAATTAAAGACCAAAGAGGTATTTTATCAAAATACATTGATAAACCGCTCAATGAAGTCCCCCAAATTTTTGTGCCTTACAAAGAAGTATTAGACATATATGAAAAAGGCCTAGAAGTACCAGAAGATATCACCCTTGTGTGGCCTGACGATAACTATGGTTACATCAAAAAACTGAGCAATAAAACTGAGCAGAATAGGAATGGCGGTGCAGGTGTATATTATCATATCTCCTATTTAGGTTGGCCCAATGACTATTTATGGCTAAATACAACGCCACCGGCATTAATGTATGCCGAAATGCATAAAGCTTATTCATTAGGAGCCGATAGGTATTGGTTGTTAAATGTGGGAGATATCAAGCCTGGTGAAATGGGCATGCAACTTTTTCTTGATATGGCATGGGATTTCGATAAATTCAGCTTCGAAAACGTGAACCAATATCATGTTAAGCAACTATCATCAATTTTTGGGGAAGAATATGAAAAAGATATTTCATATATTCTGGATCGGTTCTATTATCATGGTTTTACACGCAAACCAGAATATATGACTTGGGACTGGCGATGGAATAGCCTCTTTCATGTTGAGGATGTGAAAGATACAGAATTTTCATTCATCCATTACAATGAAGCAGAAAACAGGTTGAGCGAATACGTAGAAATAGCTAAAAAAGCCGAATCCATTCTAAATGAGCTGCCAGAAGAGTTCAAAGCGTCGTTTTTCGAATTGGTTTATTATCCTGTGAAAGGAGCTTCACTGTACAATCACGAAATGTTGATTGGGCAAAAGAATAGGTGGTATGCCCGACAAAACAGGGCAATGACAAACTCATTGGCAGAAATGGTTCAGGCATATCACGACAGCCTTTCGGTCATTACCTCTCAATACAACAGCTTGCAAGATGGGAAATGGGCTGGTATGATGACTGCCCCTGGTTTTCTGCCCCAGGTTCAATTATCGCCTACTCAATTACTGGATTTGCCTGAAGTTTCGGAAATGGCAGTTTTTGTGGAAGGGCAAGAGTCTGACACGGTACAGGGCGATTTGAAATTACCCGAATTTAATAGCTTTTTTAATGAAAGCCACTTTTTTGAGATTTACAATAAAGGAAAGGTCTCATTCAAATGGAATGCATCTGCAACAGAACCGTGGATTAAATTGGATTCAAGCGAAGGTGAGGTTAAAATGCAAAGCCGGATCTATGTGACAATTGATTGGGGGCTAGTGCCTGCAGGCTCTCCCGCAAAAGGAGAAGTTATCGTTTCAGATGGAAGTAACGAAAAGCACATTCAGGTTATAGCTACTCGCACTACTGTTGAAGAAAACAATCTTTATATTGAAAATAAGGGAGTGATATCTATTAACCCGTCAGCGTTTCACAGAAAAACAGAAAAAGGAGATGTTCAATTTCAGGTAATCGATGGATTAGGATATGCCAATTCCTCATTACAACTTGGAAATGCAAAATACGACTCTGGAGAAGGTTCTTTTGTTGAATATGATTTCTATGTATCAAAAGCATGTAAGGCAACTATATATACCTATATGTTGCCCCTGTTTGCAAAAGACAAGGAACATGGCACTTCTTATGGGGTACAAGTTGACAATTTGGAATACAAAATTCAATCTAACGATGTAAAGGAGTACTCGAATGAATGGGGAGCAAATGTGCTTCGAAATGCTGCTATAAATAAAACCGAAGTAGCTATTGATGAGCCAGGGAAACATACGTTGAAGTTGTTTTCAGTAGATCCGGGTATGGTTGTTCAGAAAGTAGTGATCGATTTGGGCGGATTGAAAGACTCTTACTCAGGGCCTGGCTATCAGCAGTTAGACAAATAG
- a CDS encoding SDR family oxidoreductase — protein MKNILVAGSTGYLGSNIVKELLAKNIGFKAIARNQKKLEQLGVQKEQMIIAEVIKPSSLEGSCKGIDVVISTVGITRQKDGLTYMDVDYQANMNLLNEAKKAGVKLFVYVSAINGDKMRHLKIMEAKEKFVDKLKESGMDYSIIRPNGFFSDMKDFLEMAKKGKVYLFGHGEFKLNPIHGIDLADFILDTIDAGAINSEQPVGGPDILTQNEIGELSLQAWKRPVKIIHLPDWVRRFLIKAMRSFTSSKTYGPIEFFLTMMATDNIAPRHGTRRLNSYFSWEVDKINREA, from the coding sequence ATGAAAAATATACTCGTAGCCGGGTCCACTGGGTACCTAGGCAGTAACATTGTTAAAGAGCTATTAGCTAAGAATATCGGATTCAAAGCGATTGCTCGAAACCAAAAGAAACTAGAACAGCTTGGTGTGCAAAAAGAGCAGATGATAATAGCAGAAGTTATCAAGCCGAGTTCTTTGGAAGGTTCGTGCAAAGGGATAGACGTAGTAATATCGACAGTTGGGATTACCAGGCAAAAAGACGGGCTCACTTATATGGACGTCGATTACCAAGCCAATATGAACTTGCTCAATGAAGCAAAAAAAGCCGGGGTCAAACTGTTTGTGTATGTGTCGGCAATCAACGGTGACAAAATGAGGCATCTTAAAATTATGGAAGCTAAGGAAAAGTTTGTGGATAAGCTAAAGGAGTCTGGGATGGATTATAGCATTATCCGACCCAATGGGTTCTTCTCCGACATGAAAGACTTTTTGGAGATGGCTAAAAAAGGAAAGGTCTATTTGTTTGGGCATGGAGAATTCAAGCTAAATCCTATTCACGGAATAGACTTGGCAGATTTTATCTTAGATACGATCGATGCAGGAGCTATTAATAGTGAACAACCTGTGGGTGGTCCTGATATTTTGACGCAAAATGAAATAGGCGAACTTTCTTTGCAAGCATGGAAAAGACCTGTAAAAATCATCCATTTACCAGATTGGGTTCGTAGGTTTCTTATCAAAGCAATGAGAAGTTTCACTTCATCTAAAACGTATGGTCCCATTGAGTTTTTTCTTACCATGATGGCCACGGATAATATTGCTCCAAGGCATGGGACACGTAGGCTGAATTCCTATTTTAGTTGGGAAGTAGATAAGATAAATCGTGAAGCTTAA